Genomic DNA from Hordeum vulgare subsp. vulgare chromosome 2H, MorexV3_pseudomolecules_assembly, whole genome shotgun sequence:
ACTAGATAAAATCACAGAATTTAATTTAATCAGAGGTCCATTTTCAACCTCATGTTGCACTGATGCAAGGGGCAGAACATGAAGTGGTGAACTTTGATTGCATGAACTTATCCTCTTGGACAAGTCCGGCCAGCCAAATGAGTGAAGAATCCGCCTTCGTGATGCATCAGTGTATATAGGGACCTTTCAAGAATATAAAGAAATGTCTTATCAGAGAACTAAAAGATGCTCATGGCCACTTCAGACAGCACAGCATtaggaaatactccctccgtcccaaaaaaaTGTGTTGTGGCTTTAGTTCAAATTAAACAAGTGTTGTGGCTTTAGTTCATATCTGAAAAAAATTGAACTAAAGCCacaacacttattttgggacggagggaatacTTGACAAGAAAGATAGCTATAAATAGTGAAATCCCAGCTATACAGTACGGAGTACCTCTAAAGCTTGAGAAATTGCTAGATAGACATTCTCTTTCCCGATGCTGTATGCCCCAACAACAATAAGTGTTTTTGGTTGCTTCTTTAGATATCTTTGAGCTGTCCTCACAACAAAATCAATAACATCCTCCTGTGGTGGAAACCTGAAACAGTTATCAGGTTAGCAGAGTATAAACATTACAGAGGAAATGCTTAATTTCAAGGTTGTGAGCTGACTTGTATTTTGGATTGCAATATGTTGTATCCAGATAAAGCAAACTTATGCGGCCAGTTTGGAGGAGTGGGTGCAACTGCATGGATTTTGATGCTCTAAAATCCCCAGTGTGGAGATAGGTCTTGCCATCACTAAGACGGAAGTGAATTAGGGCTGCACCAGGGCAATGATTGGCCTCCAAGAAGGTAACCTTCACTCCATCGATGACATACTCAGTATCAAGCTCCAAGGGACAAACATACCTGCAAACATCAATTTGTCACTCGGTACTCAGTACTACTCCTGCTGCTGTTAGTGGTGGAGAATTGGAGTAATCATCATCAAACACTTCGGAAAATGACGCCTTACGCAGAATCAATTGATAGTAACATCTTCACCAGGCGTGCAGTGATTGCAGTACAATAGATAGGACCATGACACCACTTCTTGGTTAACCCGCCGTAATGATCATTATGGAAATGGCTGAGAAAATAAGCATAGCACCCCTCAACTGCCCCATACCGAAATGCGTCCACCGTGAACGGCGTACCTAGATCCAATTTAAAGATACATGAATGAAAAGAACAAATCAGTGACATCAGACATGGTTGGCGTTCAATATGGCACGGTTCTCAGTTAGCGCAGAGCCACATACACACAGGCACGCGGTAGTGAACTAATTGAATCACTACAGCAGCTCATCAACAGATCCTAGTAACGCAAATACGCAGCCATAATTCCAATCGTGAGTGCAGGAACAGCCTTTACCGGGAATCTTCTTGTAGAAGGGGCAAGCGACGGGCTTCCTGGACGCCCCGTTCTCGTCCGAGCCTCCCCAGCGCCGCTTCCTACCGGACCAAGCaacagaaggggaaggagaagaggaggaggcccCAGCCCCAGCCCCAACAGGGGCCCCCTGCGCCGCCTCTTCCCGCGGCGGCTTCTTGATTCCCCACGCCTGGAAGAGGTTCTTCTGAACCCGCTGGCCGCAGAGTTTCTCCGTTGTTCCGGCGGCTGGCTTCTCGATCCCCCACGCCTGGAAGAGGTTCTTCTGAACCAACGGGCCGCAAACTTGCTCCGTTACTCCAGCGACCGGCCTCCTCCGATGAGAAGGAGGGGCTTGCAGGGAGGACCAGTCGATGCCGCTGCGGTAGAAGTCGTGGGCGAAGCTGCTGGTGGTGGCTGCGGCAGGGGGTGACGCGGGGAAACCGTtgtcgtcgaggtcatcggaaacgGGCAGGGTCAGGTCGGTTTCGGCGTCGCCGGTGATGGCGGCGGCCATCGCGGCTGGGGAGGGTTTGAAACGGGCGGCGGGAGGGTTCGTAGGGGAGGGAAGAAAGGGAACGGTGAGGAGTGGTGTGGGAAACGAATAGGAAGGTGTGGTGTGAACGCGCTGCGGCGACTGCTGATCGTCCGATCAGTTTGACCGACGATCCGACCGACGTCGCGTTCCTTGCTCCGGTGGTATTCGTACGCTCACTTGTCTCCCGCTACGCACCACCCGCGTCCTCGTGCCACCGCGCGTGCTCTTCCTCGACGAGGAACTTCTTCCAATGCCGCGCCGCAGTGCTTTAACGTTCCCGCCAAGAAAGTGCTCCGTTGAGGGGTGCAGAGGGCAATTTCATTGATGAGCAGTGCCCGTGCAGAGGACAATTTTATTGTTGGACTTCTACGGGGAGCGGCGTTGTATATTAAGTTGGTATACGATACtatatccgtaatgcatagtacgaATATCATATCTTAGTATTCTCTGTAATTCATTGTACTATCTGTAATGAACTATCCTATGATATCCGTAGTTCATTGTATTTATGTtggttcatgcatttacttgcttATTGTTAGTGCTTTAATACCCACTTTTTAACTTCACATAACATTGCAATGCTTAAAAAGTACTTcctctataaactaatataagagcattcagaacactactttagtaatctaaacactcttatattagtttatagaggTAGTGTAAAATTATTATTTTGGTAACTATGTATAATTGTTATGACAGCTATACACCCATAAGATGACACAAATGTGGCAACTAGGAACgacgaaaaaaatcaagaaaacatgtcaatatgagatcttattTTGAAGGTCTCGTCGAAACGACCCTAATGGTGAAGGCAAATCTCCAATCAAGTTATTAATCTGTGAGataaattatttttaaaatttaaaaaaaCATTTAATGTGATCATGTAAGAATGAGGCAGAAGGTTTTTACATGAGCACAGGGTTGTGCGAGCCGCCGCATGACAGAGTTGTGCTGCACgcttctccttatattttttctTTATTGTTTTGACCCTTTTATAAAAGTTGTTGGTTTAAATTATTTTTTTAAGATCTGACTCTTTTTCTATCGCTGGATTGATGACGTTAGGGTATAACCATTTATTGTCAAGGCCCTTAATATTAGGGACGCACATCCTATCATAAAAAAaaaaatactcccttcgttcccttATACAAGGTCACTTCGTTTTTTTTATCAAACTTTGACTTATAATTTTAGCAAACAAAACATAAGTTATATGTCATAAAAATATATCATCGGAAATTTCTTTGAAATGTGCATCTAATGAAATACTTTTTGTGGCATATAACTTAGTTTTTTTAAATGATCAAAGTTAGACATAAAAACGAAGTGGTTTTGTATAAGGGAATGGAGGGTATATTAAATACAGTAATTGTACGCATTTATTGTGGGACACCTCAACGATAGGGCTGCACAGATTACCGTCAATCTGTTTGGTGGTAGGTTTGTACTATGCTGAAGTAGATAAGTTGCATACTGCCATGTCCTCGGCATAGGCTAGTATACCCTATCGCCATCGAGTCTTGCAGAAGGAAATGGTTAGATCCCGAAAAAAGTTTAAACCAATATCAAATATCAACTCAACTTTCACAAAAGGATCAAAACATTGAAATTGTCCTCATGCAGATGCGAGGGCATCTTCGACGTCGTCCCCTTAAAAACAGACACACTATTGTCCGTTGACTCCACAGATTGGATGCAAGAGTCATTCAACTGTATCCTAAACATTTATACAGGTTCAGCCAATTTCATTTCAAATGTATATCAATACGAGTAAATTAAAGTATGATGTTCATAGCACCCGATCACAAATAAAAAATGTGGATGTTTATAAAAAAAATAAGTGCGCTTAGTCACAAAAGAACCAATCCAGCGGGTCGTGCAAACAAAAAACATTTTTGCCCTCTTAAAACGCCCCCTCAGCATCGGCCCACCAAGCGTCTCAACATCTTGACACACACGACACACGATCACCGTCACATCGGGATCCAAATCGTCCATCCTCATAATCAATATATTGATATCCTTCAAAGTGGTCGCGTGCTCAACcctcctctctgtctctctctcttgtACGTTAATAACTCTACTTTTGCATTAAAGTAAAATAGAAGTTTTTTACAAGTGTTAAGGCATATTTCttcctaagtggttttggtaattgatgacaatgcttgtatggactaatcgtgtgcattgagcattcaagataattcatgactaggcacaagacgattcggtgcccctcggagtctttcaaagacggttgctttctacgtttctctttggtggatttgagtcgtaggaaagtcgtactattaagaggggtccgcttcggaaaggttttgggtggaatcaacacgtacacatttctattgcaccacctttcccttgcttcaatggagctccagcGTATTTTTCCCTTTTTGTGCaaaagggtcagcggtagtaccgctggtgccaacggtagtaccgctctctgggcggtagtagttttttactaccgctcggtagtaccgctctttggGCGATAGTAGTTTCTTACTACCGCTCTctggacggtagtaccgctctgtcagactttttgcgcatccaTAGCCTAAGCAGTGGTAGACACGGTAGTAATTTTTCActaccatggttggtgaacctaccgtgcggtagtaccactcctagcaacagtagtaccgctttgctcgggctatgagtggggggtaacggttggatttcccccccactatataaaggggtcttcttcctctgGAAGCTTACCTCTTACCCCACCCCCAAGCtgtattgttgctccaaagctcatttccaCCCgacctctctccctagccaatcaaacttgttgatttcctagggattcgttgagaaggccctgatctTCACTTCCACCAAgaaatatttgattccccccactaataccttgcagatcttgttactcttgggtgtttgagcaccctagacggttgaggtcacctcggagccagggCGGAGCTGCATTTGCATCTACCCTATTGCACCTTTGCTAATTTAGCCTGATGCATCCATGCACACGTTTGATCCAAGTGCTAAAGTACCAGTGCAAAACAACTTGACCCTGTTGCCCGTGCAACAGGGTAGCTGCATGCAGCTCGGCCCctgctcggagccacattccattgtggtgaagcttcatggtcttgttgggagcctccaag
This window encodes:
- the LOC123426598 gene encoding DNA cross-link repair protein SNM1 isoform X1, whose product is MAAAITGDAETDLTLPVSDDLDDNGFPASPPAAATTSSFAHDFYRSGIDWSSLQAPPSHRRRPVAGVTEQVCGPLVQKNLFQAWGIEKPAAGTTEKLCGQRVQKNLFQAWGIKKPPREEAAQGAPVGAGAGASSSSPSPSVAWSGRKRRWGGSDENGASRKPVACPFYKKIPGTPFTVDAFRYGAVEGCYAYFLSHFHNDHYGGLTKKWCHGPIYCTAITARLVKMLLSIDSAYVCPLELDTEYVIDGVKVTFLEANHCPGAALIHFRLSDGKTYLHTGDFRASKSMQLHPLLQTGRISLLYLDTTYCNPKYKFPPQEDVIDFVVRTAQRYLKKQPKTLIVVGAYSIGKENVYLAISQALEVPIYTDASRRRILHSFGWPDLSKRISSCNQSSPLHVLPLASVQHENLKNYLETFNQRFLSVLAFRPTGWTFSEAAGQELDLIKPSSRGRVTIYGVPYSEHSSFTELRDFLKFLRPQKVIPTVNVGNAANRDKMQAYFREWLKGT
- the LOC123426598 gene encoding DNA cross-link repair protein SNM1 isoform X2, which produces MAAAITGDAETDLTLPVSDDLDDNGFPASPPAAATTSSFAHDFYRSGIDWSSLQAPPSHRRRPVAGVTEQVCGPLVQKNLFQAWGIEKPAAGTTEKLCGQRVQKNLFQAWGIKKPPREEAAQGAPVGAGAGASSSSPSPSVAWSGRKRRWGGSDENGASRKPVACPFYKKIPGTPFTVDAFRYGAVEGCYAYFLSHFHNDHYGGLTKKWCHGPIYCTAITARLVKMLLSIDSAYVCPLELDTEYVIDGVKVTFLEANHCPGAALIHFRLSDGKTYLHTGDFRASKSMQLHPLLQTGRISLLYLDTTYCNPKYKFPPQEDVIDFVVRTAQRYLKKQPKTLIVVGAYSIGKENVYLAISQALEVPIYTDASRRRILHSFGWPDLSKRISSCNQSSPLHVLPLASVQHENLKNYLETFNQRFLSVLAFRPTGWTFSEAAGQELDLIKPSSRGRVTIYGVPYSEHSSFTELRDFLKFLRPQKRHRDGT